The following proteins are co-located in the Polystyrenella longa genome:
- a CDS encoding SRPBCC family protein encodes MSAVTESVWIDAPQEEVFRKGSDLPHCEEWIEEIIRIELLTEGPVGTGTRWRETRMMFGKQSTEEMSITRFEPPQMYQAEAYNCGSQYITQIHFAAENGGTKVTSNFNCVPQTFFAKIMVCLTGWMMKGMLRKMLLKDMTDLKSAVEADAAS; translated from the coding sequence ATGAGTGCAGTCACTGAATCAGTCTGGATTGATGCTCCTCAGGAAGAAGTTTTCCGCAAGGGTTCTGATCTTCCTCACTGTGAGGAGTGGATCGAAGAGATCATCCGAATAGAATTGTTAACAGAGGGGCCAGTCGGAACAGGAACCCGCTGGCGGGAAACCCGAATGATGTTCGGCAAGCAATCAACGGAAGAGATGAGCATCACGCGATTCGAACCTCCGCAGATGTACCAGGCGGAAGCCTATAATTGCGGATCACAATACATCACGCAAATTCATTTCGCAGCCGAGAACGGCGGAACCAAAGTCACCAGCAACTTCAACTGCGTTCCTCAAACCTTCTTCGCAAAAATTATGGTTTGTCTCACCGGTTGGATGATGAAAGGGATGCTGCGCAAAATGCTACTAAAAGACATGACCGATCTCAAATCCGCCGTAGAAGCGGATGCCGCATCTTAA
- a CDS encoding right-handed parallel beta-helix repeat-containing protein, with protein sequence MIIKSLSVFSIILSCTLTYGADLDVSTIGKVSNSTLTLHPGEQQVHGRVVIPPTIDLIKGSKDSVLRFEGLTPKDGECLGTLVRSHSRLTIKDLTIIGDHDGLPLGPGHQLVHGLAIRMVEDVTIANVTIKNVAGMGINLSGCTHILVRNCTIKDVGRDGVTSYGRSKSELKEGQWIDSGDRDNRLIEKLTVIDNHIENVGDDGIACWLSSAGYYTYHGQNQNVTIANNTIVGVSQPHAKNFGRGIALGGVRQALLAKNKIIQMPTHGIYVGIDMTARFDHERPARSSEEIKIIDNLIVNTGRYQGSGYMVKQAGIYLEEVDQVLLKRNTISGIYKNRDKPKSSGMGIIQIESENVELDDNTIVQEMLPYTQETP encoded by the coding sequence ATGATCATCAAAAGCCTGTCCGTCTTCTCTATTATTCTCAGCTGCACCCTCACTTATGGTGCCGATCTCGATGTATCCACGATCGGAAAGGTTAGCAATTCAACGCTCACGCTGCACCCGGGAGAACAACAGGTGCACGGACGCGTTGTCATTCCGCCGACGATTGATCTAATCAAGGGGTCCAAAGACAGCGTACTTCGGTTTGAAGGATTGACCCCCAAAGATGGCGAATGCCTCGGCACACTCGTCCGCAGCCACAGTCGCTTAACGATTAAAGATTTAACAATCATTGGCGATCACGACGGGCTCCCACTGGGCCCAGGGCATCAACTGGTTCATGGATTGGCTATTCGGATGGTGGAGGACGTTACCATTGCGAATGTCACTATCAAAAATGTGGCCGGTATGGGAATCAACTTGAGTGGTTGCACCCATATTCTGGTACGGAACTGCACCATCAAAGATGTCGGTCGGGATGGAGTGACCAGTTACGGTCGATCAAAGAGCGAACTGAAAGAAGGACAATGGATCGATAGTGGTGATCGCGATAATCGATTAATCGAAAAGTTGACAGTAATTGATAATCATATCGAAAATGTCGGCGATGACGGCATCGCCTGTTGGCTCTCCTCGGCGGGTTACTACACCTACCACGGCCAGAATCAGAATGTCACCATTGCAAACAACACGATTGTCGGTGTCAGCCAACCGCATGCCAAAAACTTTGGGCGGGGAATTGCCTTGGGCGGAGTACGACAGGCGCTTCTCGCGAAGAATAAGATTATTCAGATGCCGACCCACGGAATTTATGTGGGGATCGATATGACAGCCCGCTTCGATCATGAACGACCGGCACGCTCGAGTGAAGAGATTAAAATCATTGATAACCTGATTGTGAACACCGGCCGCTACCAGGGAAGTGGTTACATGGTCAAGCAGGCGGGCATTTACCTCGAAGAAGTTGACCAGGTTCTACTGAAACGCAATACCATCTCGGGCATCTACAAGAACCGAGACAAACCGAAGTCTTCGGGAATGGGCATCATTCAGATTGAATCGGAGAACGTCGAACTGGATGACAATACTATTGTGCAGGAAATGCTGCCTTACACTCAAGAGACTCCGTAA
- the dinB gene encoding DNA polymerase IV, with the protein MILHIDMDAFYASVEERDQPELIGKPVIVGYSSEGRGVVCAANYEARTYGVHSAQPMVTARRLCPNGVYIRPRHQHYAEVSRQIRAIMESYTPLVEPLSLDEAFLDVTGSEQLFGSSIEIGHKIKQQIQDEVNLVASVGVAPNKYLAKIASDLNKPDGFCVVDPNRVQEFLDPLAVSRLWGVGKVSQKTFKQLGIKTIGELRQVPDSYLERKFGKFGTHLWRLAHGIDERKVQPDHQAKSISHETTFSNDVSDPKVLKMWLLEQTEQVARRMRRNQLFGKTVNLKIRFSDFQTFTRAQSLPHATQTTQEIWEIAAMLLEEKAPSRSLPVRLLGIGMSHLHGESQRQLSLFGEDDHQKLNRLDETTDAIRERFGTSAVQRALRLELPAKRTEDSGKKES; encoded by the coding sequence ATGATCTTGCATATCGATATGGACGCTTTTTATGCGTCTGTGGAAGAACGAGACCAGCCGGAGTTAATCGGGAAGCCGGTGATCGTCGGATACTCGTCAGAAGGACGAGGGGTCGTGTGCGCGGCCAATTATGAAGCACGTACCTATGGCGTCCATAGTGCTCAACCGATGGTGACGGCTCGCCGACTTTGTCCAAATGGCGTCTACATCCGCCCGAGACACCAGCACTACGCCGAAGTCTCCCGTCAGATTCGGGCGATTATGGAAAGTTACACGCCGCTCGTCGAACCCTTGTCGTTGGATGAAGCTTTTCTGGATGTGACCGGATCGGAACAGTTGTTTGGCAGTTCCATCGAGATTGGCCATAAAATCAAACAGCAAATCCAAGATGAAGTAAACCTGGTTGCTTCGGTAGGTGTGGCTCCGAATAAGTACCTCGCCAAAATTGCCAGCGACCTCAACAAGCCAGACGGATTCTGCGTAGTTGACCCGAATCGGGTTCAGGAGTTTCTCGATCCATTGGCAGTCAGTCGGCTGTGGGGCGTTGGCAAAGTCTCTCAGAAGACTTTCAAACAGTTGGGCATCAAAACAATTGGTGAATTACGCCAAGTCCCTGACAGTTATCTCGAACGGAAGTTCGGCAAGTTTGGAACTCATTTATGGCGTCTGGCTCATGGGATTGATGAACGCAAAGTGCAACCCGATCATCAGGCCAAATCCATATCACACGAAACGACGTTTTCGAATGACGTGAGCGATCCGAAAGTCTTGAAAATGTGGTTACTCGAACAAACGGAGCAAGTCGCGCGACGAATGCGGCGGAATCAGTTATTCGGCAAGACAGTTAATCTGAAAATTCGCTTCTCGGATTTCCAGACGTTTACCCGGGCACAGTCATTACCGCACGCGACGCAGACGACACAAGAGATCTGGGAAATCGCTGCAATGCTACTGGAAGAGAAAGCACCTAGCCGATCTCTTCCCGTCCGATTATTGGGAATCGGTATGAGCCATCTTCACGGTGAATCGCAGCGGCAACTAAGCTTGTTCGGCGAAGACGATCACCAGAAACTGAACCGTCTCGATGAGACCACAGACGCCATTCGAGAACGGTTCGGAACGAGTGCGGTACAGCGGGCCTTAAGGCTTGAACTTCCCGCGAAGCGAACCGAAGACTCTGGAAAAAAGGAGAGCTGA
- a CDS encoding secretin and TonB N-terminal domain-containing protein: MEVDFQKAKFTQANFQIDGGAPQELQSDSDLGVPPPLPVPPMDFEPTRVPLESVPQSESVRISNDDDLISLIVRDAPVGTVLSLIAENQGINIITSGEVGTRISVTVNRVTLEDALNAILASTGYTWIRKNGIIIISPISGGSGSSQVHGKVLRVFNLNFLSAVDVDKTVQGLLSPVGHSFLNETSSDDNRRTQETIIVEDLPEYVDRISAYIEQTDIPPRQVLIEARILEVDLRNELSHGVNLTALAEIAGADISFKTQGFANPLSSPAFLFGIDGTDLDALLEALQTTTDTKTLANPKLLVLNGQEARIQIGGQLGYLVTTTTETSTLQNVQFLDVGVVLTVVPRISDDRRVLMMVKPEVSEGQINLLTGLPEEETTEVETSVMVGSGEGMVIGGLIKEIDNDVQNKIPILGDLWGVGRLFQRRRTERRRTEIIIVLTPHILPYNYDKFCEHEVEVQRVMTPLVEGQLQPVDRPWEPQLPDAMYDPRKIDWDRVKEIPHNLKQPYPKPIEYYVPSVQEKYGLQPWSGPVCYPDYPELCDLESMPEFSQLEPMASTPEQYAESEPTTSQDNEHKLNKVAFERTKQHENQSGEILNLEFTIPEKLFPEYQVGPFTNEFEIEPVMQELRHGKR, encoded by the coding sequence ACTGGAATCCGTTCCCCAATCCGAAAGTGTTCGGATTTCGAATGATGACGATTTGATCTCGCTCATTGTGCGGGACGCTCCTGTGGGAACGGTGCTTAGTTTGATTGCGGAGAATCAGGGAATCAACATTATTACATCGGGCGAAGTAGGAACCCGAATTTCCGTGACTGTCAATCGGGTGACTTTAGAAGACGCGTTGAACGCGATTCTGGCGAGTACGGGTTACACCTGGATTCGTAAAAATGGAATTATCATCATCAGCCCGATAAGTGGGGGCAGTGGATCCTCGCAGGTTCACGGAAAAGTATTGCGCGTCTTTAATCTGAATTTTCTCTCCGCAGTCGATGTCGATAAAACAGTGCAGGGATTGCTTTCACCGGTGGGTCACTCTTTCTTAAACGAGACCAGTTCAGACGATAATCGACGGACACAGGAAACGATTATCGTCGAAGACTTACCCGAATACGTCGACCGAATTTCGGCCTATATTGAACAGACGGACATACCGCCACGGCAGGTATTGATTGAAGCTCGAATTCTGGAAGTCGATCTGCGAAACGAGTTATCGCACGGAGTCAATCTGACGGCGTTAGCAGAGATCGCGGGGGCTGACATCAGTTTTAAAACACAAGGCTTTGCCAATCCGCTTTCTTCGCCTGCGTTCCTGTTTGGTATTGATGGCACGGACTTAGACGCGCTACTTGAAGCACTACAAACAACCACCGACACCAAAACGCTCGCGAATCCTAAACTGTTGGTATTAAACGGGCAGGAAGCGCGAATCCAGATTGGGGGACAACTCGGTTACCTCGTCACGACCACGACCGAGACCAGTACCCTGCAGAATGTTCAATTTCTGGATGTGGGTGTAGTGCTCACCGTCGTCCCTCGAATCAGTGATGATCGTCGAGTGTTGATGATGGTGAAGCCGGAAGTGTCGGAAGGACAGATCAATCTGTTGACGGGCCTACCAGAAGAAGAAACGACGGAAGTCGAAACATCGGTCATGGTGGGAAGCGGCGAAGGGATGGTCATCGGTGGGTTGATCAAAGAGATCGACAATGATGTACAAAACAAAATTCCAATTCTTGGCGACCTATGGGGTGTCGGACGACTGTTTCAACGTCGCCGAACGGAACGTCGTCGAACTGAAATTATCATCGTGCTTACGCCACACATTCTGCCGTATAACTACGACAAATTCTGTGAGCATGAAGTCGAAGTCCAACGGGTGATGACTCCGTTAGTGGAAGGTCAGTTGCAACCTGTGGATCGGCCTTGGGAACCACAACTTCCCGATGCCATGTACGATCCGCGTAAAATCGATTGGGACCGGGTGAAGGAAATCCCCCACAACCTGAAGCAACCTTATCCTAAACCGATCGAATATTACGTCCCCAGTGTGCAGGAAAAATATGGTCTCCAACCCTGGTCTGGACCGGTATGCTATCCCGATTATCCGGAACTGTGCGATTTGGAATCCATGCCAGAGTTCTCTCAATTGGAACCGATGGCGAGTACTCCTGAGCAATATGCGGAATCTGAACCTACTACTTCGCAGGACAACGAACATAAACTGAACAAAGTCGCTTTCGAGCGGACAAAACAGCACGAAAACCAGTCGGGAGAAATCCTGAATCTGGAATTCACAATTCCGGAAAAATTGTTTCCTGAATACCAAGTCGGGCCATTCACGAACGAATTTGAAATTGAACCGGTGATGCAGGAGTTACGGCATGGCAAACGATGA
- a CDS encoding sigma 54-interacting transcriptional regulator has protein sequence MAAKRLRNWDSLVAKSDSPCFVLDVQRRVVLFNRGCEELFGWTMAELGDRECRYVTEPDPLQPESVTSILAPPEEVWQGESIAVPTFVRHRRSTERPLSKLIRFTPLLDEEGLCQAVWGSIGELTSTNKPDKPRPSHSVHTELAALRISLRQQYELDRFIAKSPVMKSVLEQIQLGVGKSQPICLSGERGVGKQHVASIIHHADNPQSRAFVPLNCNSLTDFQLEEELQQLFAASDDDQLPSGLQPGTLYLEEVEYLPREIQQWLVQQFSSVTSQRRPRLMVGLRQSLAQLREDNVFSTEFFYLLAPLQIHLPPLRERPEDLPLLAQFFLEQCSRLFEIDQQISGFDSSVWEQLKQYHWPGNLNELQTTVRDAYANCLGSEIALDDLPFSFRTGRDAQQLTDPLKEQEPLDIALKRIEKELIEETLADCRQIKTNAAKRLGLTRAKLYRRMENLGIPLDDE, from the coding sequence ATGGCCGCCAAACGACTACGCAATTGGGATTCTCTGGTAGCGAAAAGTGACAGTCCCTGCTTCGTACTTGATGTTCAGCGCCGGGTCGTCCTGTTCAACCGAGGATGCGAAGAGTTGTTCGGTTGGACGATGGCAGAACTGGGAGACCGTGAATGTCGTTACGTCACGGAACCAGATCCCCTTCAACCGGAATCGGTGACTTCGATTCTCGCCCCTCCGGAAGAAGTGTGGCAAGGGGAATCAATCGCGGTACCCACCTTCGTGCGTCATCGCCGGTCGACAGAACGACCTCTGTCTAAGTTAATTCGTTTTACACCCCTGCTTGATGAAGAAGGTCTCTGTCAAGCGGTCTGGGGAAGCATTGGCGAACTGACTTCAACCAACAAACCTGATAAACCGCGCCCCTCACACTCTGTCCATACGGAACTGGCGGCGCTTCGTATTAGCTTGCGACAACAGTACGAGTTGGATCGATTCATCGCTAAGTCTCCCGTGATGAAATCAGTTCTGGAACAGATCCAGCTTGGTGTTGGTAAATCACAACCGATCTGTCTGTCGGGAGAACGAGGCGTTGGTAAACAACACGTCGCGAGCATCATTCATCATGCGGACAATCCTCAAAGTCGAGCCTTTGTCCCATTGAACTGTAACAGCCTGACGGACTTTCAGCTTGAGGAAGAACTTCAGCAGTTATTTGCAGCAAGTGACGATGATCAATTGCCTTCCGGTCTCCAACCGGGAACGCTCTATCTGGAAGAAGTAGAATATCTTCCGCGCGAGATCCAACAATGGTTGGTCCAGCAGTTCAGCAGCGTCACCTCTCAGCGTCGTCCTCGACTGATGGTGGGTCTGCGTCAATCGCTCGCTCAACTTCGCGAAGACAATGTTTTCTCCACAGAATTTTTCTACTTGCTGGCACCTCTTCAGATTCATCTTCCCCCGTTACGTGAACGACCGGAAGACTTACCTCTACTGGCTCAATTTTTTCTGGAACAATGCAGTCGGCTATTCGAAATCGACCAGCAAATCAGTGGTTTCGATTCCTCGGTCTGGGAACAATTGAAGCAATACCACTGGCCCGGAAATCTGAATGAACTACAGACGACGGTACGGGACGCGTATGCCAACTGCCTCGGCAGCGAAATTGCATTGGACGATCTACCCTTCTCATTCCGAACCGGCCGCGATGCCCAGCAATTGACCGACCCGCTTAAAGAACAGGAACCGCTCGACATTGCACTCAAAAGAATTGAAAAAGAGCTGATTGAAGAGACTCTGGCCGACTGTCGACAAATTAAAACCAACGCTGCCAAACGTTTAGGACTCACACGCGCCAAGCTGTACAGACGAATGGAAAATCTGGGCATTCCGCTGGATGATGAGTAA
- a CDS encoding outer membrane protein assembly factor BamB family protein has translation MSFHSTPSTCRGKQSLTASFVFLIFAIVAFSLNSLSTHQRLLAQEDSQTIPVDPVDREGEDWTRFLGPRGTGVSGEKGLLDNWPVEGPPLVWSKEIGIGYSSPSILGNRMVVHHRPRDGRNPGPVEVVECLQATDGKSIWKYEYPSSFSDPYGYNEGPRCSPVLEENRCFTLGPEGMLLCLDLLSGQKVWEHQLKEKFEVPDGFFGVGCNPIIDGDKLIVLVGGQSDAGVVAFNKETGDIIWEAVGKKTWEGVSTGQRNQTYTWTGDEALVSYSSPIVATFHGKKHLICLMRQGLVSLDPETGEENFKYWFMSRTFESVNAATPVVIDDKIFISAAYRVGSALLEVGEDGNSYEVLWRDTRNMLTHWSTAIQVGDYLYGFSGRHENEGHFTCISVESGKVEWQTRGFEGDPLVRLEQNPETRSLTDKKTGVQAPWPYYGRGSMILADGKFIVLGERGTLALVEVSSEEFKEISRTFVEGLTYPTWAAPILSRKRLYLRAESKIFCFDLAGE, from the coding sequence ATGTCATTCCATTCTACCCCCTCAACCTGTCGGGGCAAACAATCGCTCACGGCTTCTTTTGTATTCCTGATATTCGCAATCGTCGCGTTCTCGCTGAATTCATTGAGTACGCATCAGCGATTGCTCGCGCAAGAGGATTCTCAAACGATTCCCGTTGATCCTGTGGATCGAGAAGGGGAAGACTGGACTCGCTTTCTGGGACCGCGCGGTACCGGCGTTTCGGGAGAAAAGGGTCTGCTGGATAACTGGCCTGTGGAAGGTCCTCCTCTCGTCTGGTCGAAAGAGATTGGCATTGGTTACAGCTCGCCCTCCATTCTGGGCAATCGAATGGTCGTGCATCATCGTCCCCGCGACGGTCGCAATCCTGGCCCCGTGGAAGTGGTGGAATGCTTGCAGGCGACGGACGGAAAATCGATCTGGAAATACGAATACCCCAGTAGTTTTTCGGACCCTTACGGTTACAACGAAGGGCCCCGTTGCTCTCCTGTGCTCGAAGAGAATCGCTGTTTTACACTCGGCCCCGAAGGCATGCTGCTCTGTCTCGATCTTCTCTCCGGCCAGAAAGTATGGGAGCACCAGCTCAAAGAAAAATTTGAAGTCCCTGATGGTTTTTTTGGCGTGGGGTGCAATCCCATTATTGACGGCGATAAACTCATTGTCCTCGTCGGTGGCCAGAGTGATGCGGGGGTTGTTGCATTCAACAAAGAGACGGGCGATATCATCTGGGAAGCCGTTGGCAAGAAAACCTGGGAAGGTGTTTCCACTGGCCAACGCAATCAGACTTATACGTGGACCGGTGACGAGGCGTTGGTCAGTTATTCTTCTCCAATCGTCGCGACCTTCCACGGCAAAAAACATCTTATCTGCCTGATGCGTCAGGGACTCGTTTCCCTTGATCCGGAAACGGGTGAAGAGAACTTTAAATACTGGTTCATGTCCCGTACGTTCGAATCGGTCAACGCCGCCACTCCAGTCGTCATTGATGATAAAATCTTCATCTCAGCCGCCTACCGGGTTGGCTCCGCTTTGCTTGAGGTTGGTGAAGATGGCAACTCTTACGAAGTTCTCTGGCGGGATACCCGAAACATGCTGACGCACTGGTCAACGGCGATCCAAGTTGGTGACTATCTCTATGGTTTCAGTGGGCGGCACGAAAATGAAGGTCACTTCACCTGCATCAGCGTGGAATCAGGCAAGGTCGAATGGCAGACGCGTGGATTTGAAGGCGATCCTCTTGTACGTTTGGAACAGAATCCGGAAACAAGATCGCTCACCGACAAGAAAACAGGCGTCCAAGCTCCCTGGCCCTATTATGGGCGTGGTTCCATGATTCTTGCTGATGGCAAATTCATCGTGCTGGGAGAACGGGGTACACTCGCACTCGTCGAAGTTTCTTCCGAAGAATTCAAAGAGATTTCTCGAACCTTCGTCGAGGGGCTGACCTACCCAACCTGGGCCGCTCCGATCCTGTCCCGCAAGCGACTTTACCTGAGAGCCGAAAGTAAAATCTTCTGCTTTGATCTGGCTGGTGAATAA
- a CDS encoding efflux RND transporter permease subunit: protein MSASSEQPSHSSSSLDGLVHLLIRLRWILLLTGIALIIIFWPVANRISFDQSIESMYANDNVHLADYVQSRKFFGGDEFVILVNQNPDLFDNQDELELNEKSIDEIHTLVEQLTGVRPDEEYETSESDAPSIDRPEGVQGVETDSVQNLATTLDFKHTRKRITNLIEGILIGEDRQTNAVVMRLVPEQEAIVPRSETIREIKEIAEQQSRKTYVVGEPVQIQEMFNYVEEDGRNLFYASLGLLGVVLLCFFRSLRWVLLPITMCLFSIKGTEAILVMSEAQLSMVSSMLNSLVMIIGIATITHIAVHYLSARNLLSPSDALSETMQKLLPAIAWTCATTAVGFGALLSSQIRPVQSFGIMMALASLMVLVSVLLFVPGGVLWRSGKVTRLDSPDSNAPNSHLGNLLYHQAMLLERHPKRVVGGFLGLLVLAGIGFTQLRVETDFSRNFRESSPIVQSLNFVESHLGGAGNWEVNFPAPDELNEAFLERVEKVSDQLRELRVDEETYLTKVISLADGVNTIPRIPIVASSLRKRMALLNGFQKNFVDSLYNVDEQRMRIVLRAQERQPSEQKLALIHSAQQIVAKEFGEAKTTGLYVLLAYLIDSLLSDQLISFLFAGLGIFLMMSLAFRSLLIGLISIVPNLFPIIVVIGFMGWFGVPINIATAMIASVSLGLTVDSSIHYLASFRRERESGATFEEAIHRTHQATGKALVYANLALIAGFSVLTLSHFIPLIYFGILVSLAMLGGLAGNLFLLPVLLKAIERFQTNAKRLTTS from the coding sequence GTGAGCGCCTCCAGCGAACAACCTTCCCATTCTTCGAGCAGCCTCGACGGCCTGGTTCATCTGTTGATCCGGTTGCGGTGGATTCTTCTGCTCACGGGTATCGCACTGATCATCATTTTCTGGCCGGTCGCAAATCGGATTTCTTTCGATCAGTCGATTGAATCTATGTATGCGAACGACAATGTTCATCTGGCGGATTACGTCCAGAGCCGGAAATTCTTTGGTGGAGATGAGTTTGTCATTCTGGTCAATCAGAATCCCGATTTGTTTGACAATCAGGATGAATTGGAGCTCAACGAGAAATCGATTGATGAAATTCATACCCTCGTCGAGCAACTAACTGGAGTACGCCCCGATGAGGAATATGAGACGAGTGAATCGGACGCCCCCTCAATCGACCGGCCAGAGGGTGTTCAAGGCGTCGAGACAGATTCAGTGCAGAATCTGGCGACGACTCTCGATTTCAAACACACACGCAAGCGCATCACGAATCTCATCGAAGGGATTCTCATTGGAGAAGACCGGCAAACAAACGCTGTGGTGATGCGGCTCGTCCCGGAACAAGAGGCTATTGTTCCCCGCTCCGAAACGATTCGTGAAATCAAGGAGATTGCTGAACAACAATCACGTAAGACATATGTCGTGGGTGAGCCGGTTCAAATTCAGGAGATGTTCAACTACGTTGAAGAGGATGGGCGAAATCTTTTTTACGCTTCCCTCGGTCTATTGGGGGTCGTCCTGCTTTGTTTCTTCCGCAGCCTTCGCTGGGTTTTGCTTCCGATTACCATGTGCCTGTTTTCCATCAAGGGAACTGAAGCGATTCTGGTAATGAGCGAAGCCCAATTGAGTATGGTTAGCTCGATGTTGAACTCACTCGTGATGATCATCGGAATTGCAACGATCACACATATCGCCGTTCATTACCTGTCCGCTCGTAACTTACTGTCCCCCAGTGATGCTTTGAGCGAGACGATGCAGAAACTATTACCGGCGATCGCCTGGACCTGTGCGACGACTGCGGTTGGTTTTGGTGCGTTGCTGTCCAGTCAGATCCGGCCCGTGCAAAGTTTTGGAATTATGATGGCATTGGCATCGTTAATGGTGCTGGTCTCGGTTCTGCTATTCGTTCCGGGCGGCGTATTGTGGCGATCTGGAAAGGTGACCAGGCTTGATTCCCCCGATTCTAACGCACCAAACTCACATTTGGGGAATTTGCTCTACCATCAGGCCATGCTACTCGAACGTCATCCGAAACGCGTTGTAGGCGGATTTCTTGGACTACTCGTTCTGGCGGGGATTGGATTTACCCAGCTGAGAGTCGAAACCGACTTCAGTCGTAACTTTCGCGAGTCGAGTCCCATTGTCCAGTCTTTAAACTTTGTAGAATCGCACCTGGGAGGCGCCGGAAACTGGGAGGTCAACTTTCCCGCTCCTGACGAATTGAACGAAGCCTTTCTGGAACGCGTCGAGAAGGTATCCGACCAACTGCGGGAATTACGCGTTGATGAAGAGACATACCTTACGAAAGTCATCTCGCTGGCTGACGGCGTCAACACAATTCCTCGAATTCCAATCGTCGCCAGTTCCCTGCGAAAACGAATGGCGCTGTTGAATGGGTTTCAAAAGAATTTTGTGGACTCGCTCTATAATGTGGACGAACAACGAATGCGAATCGTATTGCGGGCGCAGGAACGGCAACCATCCGAACAGAAACTGGCCTTAATACATTCCGCTCAACAGATTGTCGCCAAAGAATTCGGTGAGGCAAAAACCACGGGGTTATATGTACTATTGGCCTACCTGATCGACAGCCTGCTCTCTGACCAGTTGATCAGTTTTCTCTTTGCCGGTCTGGGAATTTTCCTGATGATGAGCCTCGCGTTTCGGAGCTTGCTGATTGGGTTAATTTCAATCGTGCCGAACCTCTTTCCAATTATCGTCGTCATCGGTTTTATGGGATGGTTCGGCGTGCCGATCAATATAGCGACGGCAATGATCGCCTCGGTTTCTCTCGGTTTAACAGTCGACTCAAGCATTCACTACCTGGCCTCTTTCCGCCGGGAGCGTGAGTCCGGAGCCACATTTGAGGAAGCGATTCACCGAACTCACCAGGCGACAGGAAAAGCTTTAGTTTATGCGAACCTGGCATTGATTGCGGGTTTCAGTGTTTTGACCCTTTCTCATTTCATCCCGCTGATTTACTTTGGAATTCTCGTCAGTCTCGCCATGCTGGGCGGTCTCGCCGGAAACCTGTTTTTGCTCCCTGTTCTACTGAAGGCTATTGAGCGTTTTCAAACAAACGCCAAACGGCTCACGACTTCTTAA